A window of the Deltaproteobacteria bacterium genome harbors these coding sequences:
- a CDS encoding ComEA family DNA-binding protein: MTKTHTRLFSLVLVICFCTVLWSGTICAQEQEKININTATVEQLSTLKRIGPSYAQRIVEYRAAHGPFQKPEDIMQVKGIGMRTYEENKELITCE, from the coding sequence ATGACAAAGACGCACACCAGATTGTTTTCCCTGGTCCTGGTCATTTGCTTCTGTACCGTGCTGTGGAGCGGCACAATCTGCGCCCAGGAGCAGGAGAAGATCAACATCAACACTGCTACCGTGGAACAGCTATCTACATTGAAACGCATTGGACCTTCATATGCCCAGAGAATTGTCGAATACAGGGCCGCCCATGGTCCATTTCAAAAGCCGGAAGACATAATGCAGGTCAAAGGGATCGGCATGAGGACCTATGAGGAAAATAAAGAACTCATAACTTGCGAATAG
- a CDS encoding inositol monophosphatase: MGERKKGEASTFLEFAEELVKEAGKLALKYYGQGNPEVKFDDALVTEADWVIRDFISTSISRQYPEHRLLGEGTTQTTYRHGSKGFQWIVDPVDGTANFQAGIPIWGISLALYENFWPILGLFHMPVTGDVYKALAGRTLMVNDTPLTSRPEIVASNESVLLTYSRFHNEFRSSFPGKIRNLGSTAAHLSYVASARAEAALLKYVHIWDLAAGQILLEAVGGEIRYLDGKTFHLNDFLDGQKVAEPLLAAPSGEHGLITQYLELS; encoded by the coding sequence ATGGGAGAAAGGAAAAAGGGTGAGGCCAGTACCTTCCTGGAGTTTGCTGAGGAACTTGTGAAAGAGGCCGGCAAGCTGGCGCTCAAATATTATGGCCAGGGTAATCCCGAAGTCAAATTCGACGATGCCCTGGTAACAGAGGCGGATTGGGTCATCAGAGACTTTATCAGCACCTCCATATCACGACAATATCCCGAACACCGACTTCTGGGGGAAGGGACGACTCAGACCACCTACCGCCACGGCAGCAAAGGGTTCCAGTGGATCGTTGACCCTGTTGATGGCACGGCAAATTTCCAGGCTGGTATTCCAATCTGGGGAATCTCACTGGCATTGTATGAAAATTTCTGGCCAATACTGGGCCTTTTTCATATGCCGGTGACTGGAGATGTGTACAAGGCCTTGGCTGGACGCACCCTTATGGTGAATGATACGCCGCTAACCTCCAGGCCGGAAATCGTTGCCAGCAATGAGTCGGTTCTGCTTACTTATTCCCGTTTCCACAACGAGTTTCGTTCTTCATTCCCGGGCAAGATCAGAAACCTGGGATCCACGGCCGCGCATCTGAGCTATGTTGCCTCGGCCCGTGCTGAGGCGGCTCTGTTGAAATATGTGCACATTTGGGATCTGGCTGCTGGTCAGATTTTGCTGGAGGCGGTCGGCGGTGAAATTCGCTACTTGGACGGCAAGACTTTCCATCTGAACGATTTTCTCGACGGCCAGAAAGTAGCTGAACCCCTGCTTGCTGCACCCTCTGGAGAACATGGTCTCATTACCCAGTATCTCGAGCTGTCCTGA
- a CDS encoding FHA domain-containing protein, with the protein MSHSNETANMMNGTDRRKERRLGRQFPLLLHCVDSTDLVIEGMSENLSQGGAFIKTSQYRSCEVGKPVVITFLLPPDFTGQERTIGLQGRGTIVRIDEEHGGFGVRFDKNFRQFEQVEASRATVESIHKSVGYYLEKFGEMQKQQFLEIFPGGFLVEKSKTIFDKNSVLQFTTEIIDDGKIAENESNVLIDPRTLSTTVIEITKQASDVDDISIYIGRANTNDIILYNKLVSRNHAHIRFNLSEKKCYLVDSASANGTFVNKNKLIPEKEYLLSDGDEISFGPHTKVVYFSSESFHKLLSELRASSC; encoded by the coding sequence ATGAGCCATTCAAATGAAACAGCAAACATGATGAATGGAACTGACCGTCGAAAAGAGAGACGACTAGGGCGCCAGTTTCCCTTGCTGCTGCACTGCGTTGATTCCACCGACCTGGTAATAGAAGGAATGAGCGAGAACCTCAGCCAGGGGGGAGCTTTCATCAAGACCAGTCAATACCGCTCATGTGAAGTCGGCAAGCCAGTAGTCATTACATTCCTCCTCCCTCCCGATTTTACTGGCCAGGAGAGAACCATAGGGCTGCAGGGAAGGGGAACTATAGTGAGAATCGATGAGGAACATGGTGGGTTTGGCGTACGATTTGACAAAAATTTCAGACAATTTGAACAAGTTGAAGCATCTCGGGCAACGGTTGAGAGCATACACAAGAGCGTTGGCTATTACCTGGAGAAATTTGGGGAGATGCAAAAGCAGCAATTTTTAGAGATATTTCCAGGCGGATTTCTCGTCGAAAAATCTAAGACTATCTTTGATAAGAATTCTGTTCTGCAATTTACAACAGAAATTATTGACGACGGTAAAATAGCAGAGAATGAGTCTAATGTGCTTATAGATCCCAGGACACTGAGTACTACTGTAATAGAAATTACAAAACAAGCTTCTGATGTAGATGACATATCGATCTATATTGGCAGAGCAAATACTAATGATATAATATTATATAATAAGTTGGTATCACGTAATCATGCCCATATCCGTTTTAATTTGTCTGAGAAGAAGTGTTATCTAGTTGATTCTGCTTCAGCTAATGGTACTTTTGTTAACAAGAATAAGTTAATTCCTGAAAAAGAATATCTTCTCTCAGATGGTGATGAAATTTCCTTTGGTCCTCATACAAAAGTTGTCTATTTCTCCTCTGAATCCTTTCACAAACTGCTCAGCGAGTTACGTGCAAGCTCCTGTTGA
- a CDS encoding sigma-54-dependent Fis family transcriptional regulator has protein sequence MQFGEHFFVGQSQPIRKIKDLIRHVANSDLNVLICGETGVGKEVVAHALHFMSDRRNRLLIKVNCAAIPAQLLESELFGYEKGAFTGAEARKIGKFELAHKSTILLDEIADMPLPLQAKMLQVLQDLRFSRLGGKKDIQVDCWVLAATNQEIEHRIKQGLFREDLYYRLNIIRIYIPPLRERKEDIEPLIHYFAQQSAARVERPRFHFDDNGVVQFLREYSWPGNVRELRSTVNRLILLGDWPAVKAELMARASGVLESRQKPKVVTSPDESLLDETAGRQFPSLKDVKRRAVQEAESKLIRSVLIETGWNRKKAASILQISYKALLYKIKQYEVDQRQVL, from the coding sequence ATGCAGTTTGGCGAACATTTTTTTGTGGGCCAGAGCCAGCCTATCCGGAAAATCAAAGACCTTATTCGCCATGTGGCCAATAGTGACCTCAACGTGCTGATCTGTGGAGAAACTGGCGTTGGCAAGGAAGTGGTTGCTCATGCCCTCCATTTCATGTCAGACCGCCGGAACAGGCTCCTCATAAAAGTTAATTGTGCTGCCATCCCGGCACAACTGCTCGAAAGTGAGCTCTTTGGCTATGAAAAAGGAGCCTTCACAGGGGCTGAGGCCAGGAAGATAGGGAAATTCGAACTGGCGCACAAGAGTACCATTCTGTTAGACGAAATTGCCGATATGCCGCTGCCGCTCCAGGCGAAAATGCTGCAGGTGTTGCAAGATCTGCGGTTTTCTAGATTGGGGGGTAAAAAAGACATCCAGGTAGATTGCTGGGTGCTTGCCGCCACAAATCAAGAGATAGAGCATCGCATCAAGCAGGGATTGTTCCGAGAGGACCTGTATTATCGTTTGAACATAATTCGCATATACATCCCGCCCCTTCGCGAACGGAAAGAGGACATCGAGCCTCTCATTCACTATTTTGCCCAACAATCTGCCGCCAGAGTGGAAAGACCCCGGTTTCATTTTGATGACAACGGCGTGGTGCAGTTCCTTCGAGAGTACTCTTGGCCGGGAAACGTCAGAGAACTCAGGAGCACCGTCAACCGCCTCATTCTTCTCGGTGACTGGCCTGCAGTTAAAGCGGAGCTTATGGCGAGAGCGTCGGGAGTCCTTGAGTCTCGGCAGAAGCCCAAAGTTGTCACCTCGCCGGATGAAAGCCTTCTGGATGAAACAGCTGGAAGACAATTTCCTTCTCTCAAGGATGTGAAGAGGAGGGCGGTGCAGGAGGCTGAGAGCAAGTTGATAAGATCCGTTCTCATAGAGACTGGTTGGAACCGCAAGAAAGCTGCAAGTATCCTGCAAATCAGCTATAAGGCCTTGCTTTATAAAATAAAACAGTACGAAGTCGACCAACGGCAGGTCTTGTGA